In Massilia violaceinigra, one DNA window encodes the following:
- a CDS encoding heavy metal translocating P-type ATPase produces the protein MTTTTMQDKRGAFETSLEVGGMTCASCAGRVEKALRAVPGVQGATVNLATEKVLVTGAGQSLDPAQLIAAVERAGYTASAPADAMPLSAPPPAPPRALSEPAQIAIAAALTIPLLAPMLLAAVGIDWMLPAWVQWLLATPVQFWIGARFYRSAWKALLARSGNMDLLVALGTSAAYGLSLYQWLGQPQHHGAHLYFEAAAVVITLVRLGKWLETRAKRQTTEAIRALQSLRPATARVRRNGVDSDIPIARLKVGDEVVIRPGERIPMDGTVIEGASHADESMLTGESLPVSKAVGARVIGGAVNGEGVLLARASAIGTETVLARIIRAVEDAQAAKAPIQRLVDKVSAVFVPAIIVIALVTFLGWWLANGDWSAALLNAVAVLVIACPCALGLATPTAIMAGTGVAAKYGILIKDAEVLELLHGVTVVAFDKTGTLTAGKPRLTAYVAAQGDEQALLALAAAVQQGSEHPLARAVGDAARTAGIMPASATGTRALAGLGVTATVDSRQLLLGNAALMRKHGIDIAPLAAQGQAREEAGETVSWLAEAAQSPRLLGMLAFGDALKPESRQAIERLHAAGIRTVMLSGDNPGSAHHIASQLGIDEVHAQVLPEGKAAIIAALRAKGERVAMVGDGINDAPALAAADIGVAMGSGTDVAMHTAGVTLMRGDPRLLVDAIDISRRTYGKIRQNLFWAFVFNVIGVPLAAFGLLNPMIAGAAMAFSSVSVVSNALLLKRWVAGGKT, from the coding sequence ATGACTACCACGACAATGCAGGACAAGCGGGGTGCGTTTGAAACGTCGCTGGAAGTAGGTGGCATGACGTGCGCCTCGTGCGCAGGACGGGTCGAAAAAGCGTTGCGTGCGGTGCCGGGCGTGCAGGGCGCCACCGTCAATCTGGCAACCGAGAAAGTGCTGGTTACCGGCGCCGGCCAATCGCTCGACCCCGCCCAGCTGATTGCGGCGGTCGAGCGCGCCGGCTACACGGCCAGTGCGCCGGCCGACGCAATGCCACTGTCAGCGCCACCGCCCGCGCCACCACGCGCTCTGTCCGAACCGGCGCAAATCGCGATTGCCGCCGCTCTGACCATCCCCCTGCTTGCCCCCATGCTGTTGGCCGCGGTGGGCATCGACTGGATGCTGCCTGCCTGGGTGCAATGGCTGCTGGCCACGCCTGTGCAGTTCTGGATCGGCGCGCGCTTCTACCGTTCCGCATGGAAAGCGTTGCTGGCCAGAAGCGGGAACATGGACTTGCTGGTCGCACTCGGCACCTCGGCCGCGTACGGCCTGAGCCTGTACCAGTGGCTCGGCCAGCCGCAGCATCATGGGGCGCACTTGTACTTCGAGGCGGCCGCCGTGGTGATCACCCTGGTGCGCCTCGGCAAGTGGCTGGAAACGCGGGCCAAGCGCCAGACCACCGAAGCGATCCGCGCCTTGCAGTCCCTGCGGCCGGCAACGGCGCGCGTGCGCCGCAACGGCGTGGACAGCGACATCCCGATCGCTAGACTGAAGGTCGGCGACGAGGTCGTGATCCGCCCCGGCGAGCGCATTCCGATGGATGGCACCGTCATCGAAGGCGCCAGCCATGCCGACGAATCGATGCTGACCGGTGAAAGCCTGCCCGTGAGCAAGGCGGTGGGCGCGCGCGTGATCGGCGGGGCGGTCAACGGCGAAGGCGTCCTGCTCGCCCGCGCCAGCGCCATCGGCACCGAAACCGTGCTGGCGCGCATCATCCGCGCGGTCGAGGACGCGCAGGCGGCCAAGGCGCCGATTCAGCGCCTGGTGGACAAGGTCAGCGCCGTGTTCGTGCCGGCGATTATCGTCATCGCGCTGGTCACCTTCTTGGGCTGGTGGCTGGCCAACGGCGACTGGAGCGCGGCGCTGCTCAACGCGGTGGCGGTGCTGGTCATTGCCTGCCCGTGCGCGCTGGGGCTGGCCACGCCGACGGCGATCATGGCCGGTACCGGCGTTGCCGCCAAATACGGCATTCTGATCAAGGATGCCGAGGTGCTGGAACTCTTGCATGGCGTCACCGTGGTGGCTTTCGACAAGACGGGCACGCTGACCGCCGGCAAGCCGCGCCTGACCGCGTACGTGGCCGCGCAGGGCGACGAGCAAGCCTTGCTGGCGCTGGCGGCCGCCGTGCAGCAGGGCAGCGAGCATCCGCTCGCGCGCGCTGTCGGGGACGCGGCGCGGACGGCGGGCATCATGCCGGCGAGCGCGACGGGCACGCGCGCCCTGGCCGGACTGGGCGTCACCGCCACGGTGGATAGCCGGCAGCTATTGCTGGGCAATGCGGCCCTGATGCGCAAGCACGGTATCGACATCGCTCCGCTGGCCGCGCAAGGTCAGGCGCGCGAGGAGGCCGGCGAGACCGTGTCGTGGCTGGCCGAAGCCGCGCAAAGCCCGCGCCTGCTCGGCATGCTCGCCTTTGGCGACGCGCTCAAGCCGGAAAGCCGGCAAGCCATCGAGCGCCTGCACGCGGCCGGCATCCGCACGGTGATGCTCAGTGGCGACAATCCCGGCAGCGCGCATCACATCGCCAGCCAGCTCGGCATTGACGAGGTGCACGCGCAGGTGCTGCCCGAGGGCAAGGCAGCCATCATCGCGGCCCTGCGTGCCAAGGGCGAGCGGGTGGCAATGGTGGGCGACGGCATCAACGATGCGCCGGCGCTGGCAGCGGCCGATATCGGCGTGGCCATGGGCAGCGGTACCGACGTGGCGATGCATACGGCCGGCGTGACCCTGATGCGGGGCGATCCGCGCCTGCTGGTCGACGCCATCGACATCTCGCGCCGCACCTACGGCAAGATTCGCCAGAACCTGTTCTGGGCGTTTGTGTTCAATGTGATCGGGGTGCCGCTGGCGGCGTTCGGTCTGCTTAATCCGATGATCGCCGGGGCGGCGATGGCGTTTTCCAGCGTGTCTGTGGTGAGCAATGCGCTGCTGCTCAAGCGCTGGGTTGCGGGAGGAAAAACATGA
- the cueR gene encoding Cu(I)-responsive transcriptional regulator: MMMNIGEASKASGVSAKMIRHYESIGLIGEAQRTDAGYRVYGPRDVQVLQFIHRSRELGFSLEQIKTLLALWQDKQRASKDVRAMAKQHIAQLDRKINDMQSMKRTLEKLAGACHGDDRPDCPILDDLSLG; this comes from the coding sequence ATGATGATGAATATCGGCGAGGCGTCCAAGGCGTCCGGTGTGTCGGCGAAGATGATCCGGCATTACGAATCGATCGGGCTCATTGGCGAGGCGCAGCGCACCGATGCGGGCTACCGGGTGTACGGGCCACGCGATGTGCAGGTGCTGCAGTTCATTCACCGCAGCCGCGAGCTCGGTTTTTCGCTGGAACAGATCAAGACCTTGCTGGCCTTGTGGCAGGACAAGCAGCGCGCCAGCAAGGATGTGCGCGCGATGGCGAAGCAGCATATCGCGCAGCTGGATAGAAAAATCAACGACATGCAGTCGATGAAGCGCACGCTGGAAAAACTGGCTGGCGCCTGCCACGGCGACGATCGCCCGGACTGCCCGATCCTCGACGATCTGTCGCTGGGTTAA
- a CDS encoding serine hydrolase domain-containing protein, which produces MRRRVLLAIMLACCAVAQARPDEKALSARLQALHRDAGFPGFAVATVNKDGVTYRHGFGYADLGARRPYRTDTVQNVGSVSKTFVGVALARAIELGYFTLDTEINAVLPFRVDNPHADAGPITIRHLVTHTSGIVDDDETYGHSYYLNAYSDRRSPLLKRFTQEYTVPGRADTSLDGFLRNYLAAGGRDFKASNFSAAPSGSTYEYSNIGAALAAHLVELKSGQRFDAFCQTHIFQPLGMRHTGWSIDAGLAARHARLYNTSKQAYPLYSLITYPDGGLITSADDLAIFLVEMIKGYRGESALLGKASFRLLFDKQFADNAIPADSPKGEPNGGVFWRYEANGQIGHSGSDPGVTTFMAFDPVQGTGKIFLTNSDFGDANEGSAPRAMTKFKAIWSALDR; this is translated from the coding sequence ATGAGACGACGAGTACTACTGGCCATCATGCTGGCCTGCTGCGCAGTGGCGCAGGCACGGCCGGACGAGAAAGCGTTGAGCGCCAGGCTGCAGGCGCTGCATCGGGACGCGGGCTTTCCCGGGTTTGCGGTGGCCACCGTCAACAAGGATGGGGTGACGTACCGGCACGGCTTCGGCTACGCCGACCTGGGCGCCAGGCGGCCGTACCGGACCGATACCGTGCAAAACGTCGGTTCGGTCAGCAAGACCTTCGTGGGGGTGGCGCTTGCCAGGGCGATCGAGCTGGGTTACTTCACCCTCGATACCGAGATCAATGCGGTACTGCCCTTTCGCGTGGATAATCCGCATGCGGACGCCGGACCGATCACGATCAGGCATCTGGTCACGCATACGTCCGGCATCGTCGACGACGATGAGACTTACGGGCACTCGTACTACCTGAACGCGTATTCGGACCGCCGCAGTCCCTTGCTCAAGCGTTTCACACAGGAGTACACCGTGCCGGGACGTGCCGATACGTCGCTCGATGGTTTTCTTCGGAATTACCTGGCGGCCGGCGGGCGCGACTTCAAGGCGAGCAATTTCAGCGCGGCGCCGAGCGGCAGCACCTACGAGTACTCCAACATCGGCGCGGCGCTGGCCGCCCATCTGGTCGAACTCAAGAGCGGACAGCGCTTCGATGCGTTCTGCCAGACCCATATTTTCCAGCCGCTGGGCATGCGCCATACGGGTTGGTCCATCGATGCGGGGCTGGCGGCGCGCCATGCGCGGCTGTACAACACCAGCAAACAGGCCTATCCGCTGTATTCGCTCATCACCTATCCGGATGGCGGCCTGATCACTTCCGCCGACGACCTGGCCATCTTCCTGGTGGAAATGATCAAGGGGTATCGGGGGGAGTCGGCCTTGCTCGGCAAAGCATCGTTCCGGCTGCTGTTCGACAAGCAGTTCGCCGACAATGCCATTCCCGCCGATAGCCCGAAAGGCGAACCGAATGGCGGTGTCTTCTGGCGCTACGAGGCCAACGGGCAGATCGGGCACTCGGGCAGCGATCCGGGCGTGACGACGTTCATGGCGTTCGATCCGGTACAGGGGACGGGAAAGATCTTCCTGACGAACAGCGATTTCGGCGATGCGAACGAGGGCAGTGCACCGCGCGCCATGACGAAATTCAAGGCCATCTGGTCGGCACTTGATCGATAG
- a CDS encoding TorF family putative porin — protein MKIALLAALLSFAAQAASAATEFSLNAALTSDYRYRGISQTRLQPALQGGADLVHKPSGWYAGAWTSTIKWTSDAGGKGKVELDIYGGKRGELAPGIGYDAGILTYVYPSNKLGRVPGLANANTTEAYGQLSWGIALVKYSRALTNLFGYVDSKRSGYLDLAANPDLGNGLVLNLHAGRQRVAHNSAASYTDYKIGMTKDFAWASVALAAVGSTAAKAAYASPANGSFLGKRALLLTVSKTF, from the coding sequence ATGAAGATCGCCCTACTCGCAGCCCTGCTGTCGTTTGCCGCCCAGGCCGCATCGGCAGCGACCGAGTTCAGTCTTAACGCGGCCCTCACCAGCGACTACCGCTATCGCGGCATCTCGCAAACCCGCCTCCAGCCCGCGCTGCAGGGCGGGGCCGACCTGGTCCACAAGCCATCCGGCTGGTACGCGGGCGCCTGGACCTCGACCATCAAGTGGACCAGCGACGCCGGCGGCAAGGGCAAGGTCGAGCTCGATATCTATGGCGGCAAGCGTGGCGAACTGGCACCCGGCATCGGCTACGACGCCGGCATACTGACTTACGTTTACCCATCCAATAAGCTCGGTCGCGTGCCCGGCTTGGCCAACGCCAATACCACCGAGGCCTACGGCCAGCTGTCCTGGGGCATCGCGCTGGTCAAATATTCCCGCGCGCTCACCAATCTGTTCGGCTACGTGGACAGCAAGCGCAGCGGCTATCTCGACCTGGCCGCCAATCCGGATCTCGGCAACGGCCTCGTGCTCAACCTGCACGCCGGGCGCCAGCGCGTGGCCCACAACAGCGCCGCCAGCTATACCGACTACAAGATCGGCATGACCAAGGACTTCGCATGGGCGAGCGTGGCGCTGGCCGCCGTCGGCAGCACCGCCGCCAAGGCCGCCTACGCCTCGCCCGCGAACGGCAGCTTTCTTGGAAAACGCGCGCTGCTGCTGACCGTCAGCAAGACCTTTTAA
- the kdpF gene encoding K(+)-transporting ATPase subunit F, giving the protein MEPVYIGGLVAAGLLVYLVHALLNAEDL; this is encoded by the coding sequence ATGGAACCTGTTTATATAGGCGGGCTCGTCGCCGCCGGCCTGCTGGTCTACCTGGTGCATGCGCTGCTGAACGCGGAGGACCTGTAA
- the kdpA gene encoding potassium-transporting ATPase subunit KdpA, with protein sequence MTMQSMALLGAFLAALLALAYPLGRLLAQVAAGDRVPGLDWLAPVERLLYRAGGVSPGTGMGWKSYATALLVFNGLGALFVYGVQRLQTFLPLNPQALANVSPDSSFNTAVSFVANTNWQGYGGEQTMSYLTQMVALTGQNFFSAATGMAVAFALMRGFSARSAASIGNFWADITRSTLYVLLPLSLLFAVFLMGQGVVQNFNSYQEVQLMEPVAYSVSTSGADGRTVTEAKVATTQTIAMGPVASQEAIKLIGTNGGGFFNANSAHPYENPSALSNFAQMLAIFLIPAALCFTFGRMVGDLRQGWAILGAMSLIFVVAAGVVMSAEQAVHPQLAALGVDQGASILQAGGNMEGKEARFGIAASSLFAAVTTAASCGAVNAMHDSFTPIGGMVPMLLMQLGEVVFGGVGSGLYGMLIFAIMAVFIAGLMIGRTPEYLGKKIQAYEMKMTSIAILVTPVLVLCGTALAVMLDVGRAGIANPGAHGFSEILYAFSSAANNNGSAFAGLSANTPFYNTMLAIAMWFGRFAVIVPVLAIAGALAAKPRLQANAGTMPTHGPVFVGLLVGVVLLVGVLNYVPALALGPVVEHLQLYTK encoded by the coding sequence ATGACCATGCAATCGATGGCGCTCCTGGGCGCCTTCCTGGCCGCGCTGCTGGCGCTGGCGTACCCGCTGGGCCGCCTGCTGGCCCAAGTCGCCGCGGGCGACCGCGTACCGGGCCTGGACTGGCTGGCGCCGGTCGAGCGGCTGCTGTACCGCGCCGGCGGCGTCTCGCCTGGCACTGGGATGGGCTGGAAATCCTATGCGACTGCGTTGCTGGTGTTTAACGGCCTGGGCGCCCTGTTCGTGTATGGCGTGCAGCGCCTGCAAACCTTCTTGCCGCTCAATCCGCAAGCGCTGGCCAATGTCAGCCCCGATTCCTCGTTCAATACCGCTGTCAGCTTCGTCGCCAACACCAACTGGCAGGGCTACGGCGGCGAACAGACCATGAGCTACCTGACGCAAATGGTGGCGCTGACGGGCCAGAACTTCTTTTCAGCCGCCACCGGCATGGCCGTTGCTTTCGCCCTGATGCGCGGCTTCAGCGCGCGCTCGGCGGCGTCGATCGGTAACTTCTGGGCCGATATCACCCGTTCCACCCTGTACGTGCTGCTGCCGCTGTCGCTGCTGTTCGCGGTATTCCTGATGGGGCAGGGCGTGGTCCAGAACTTCAACAGCTACCAGGAAGTGCAGTTGATGGAGCCGGTCGCCTATTCGGTCTCCACCTCGGGTGCCGACGGCCGGACTGTGACCGAAGCGAAGGTTGCCACCACCCAGACCATCGCCATGGGCCCGGTCGCCTCGCAGGAGGCCATCAAGCTGATCGGCACCAACGGCGGCGGCTTCTTCAACGCCAACTCGGCCCACCCGTACGAGAACCCCAGCGCGCTGTCGAACTTTGCCCAGATGCTGGCGATTTTCCTCATTCCGGCTGCGCTGTGCTTTACCTTCGGGCGCATGGTCGGCGACCTGCGCCAGGGCTGGGCCATACTCGGGGCCATGAGCCTGATCTTCGTGGTCGCCGCCGGCGTGGTGATGAGCGCCGAACAGGCCGTGCATCCGCAACTGGCGGCGCTGGGCGTCGACCAGGGTGCGAGCATCCTCCAAGCCGGGGGCAATATGGAAGGCAAGGAAGCGCGCTTCGGCATCGCCGCATCGTCCCTGTTCGCCGCCGTGACCACTGCGGCCTCCTGCGGCGCCGTCAACGCCATGCACGACTCGTTCACCCCCATCGGCGGCATGGTGCCGATGCTGCTCATGCAGTTGGGCGAAGTGGTGTTCGGCGGGGTCGGCTCGGGCCTGTACGGGATGCTGATATTCGCCATCATGGCGGTCTTCATCGCCGGGCTGATGATCGGCCGCACGCCGGAATACCTGGGCAAGAAAATCCAGGCCTATGAAATGAAAATGACCTCGATCGCCATCCTGGTTACCCCGGTGCTGGTGCTGTGCGGGACTGCGCTGGCGGTGATGCTCGACGTGGGCCGCGCCGGCATCGCCAACCCCGGCGCGCATGGCTTCTCGGAGATCCTGTACGCCTTCAGTTCGGCGGCCAACAACAACGGCAGCGCCTTCGCTGGCTTGTCGGCCAATACGCCGTTCTACAACACCATGCTGGCCATTGCCATGTGGTTCGGGCGTTTTGCCGTGATCGTGCCGGTGCTGGCGATTGCCGGCGCACTGGCCGCCAAGCCGCGCCTGCAAGCCAACGCCGGCACCATGCCCACGCACGGTCCGGTCTTCGTCGGCCTGCTGGTCGGCGTGGTCTTGCTGGTGGGCGTGCTCAATTACGTCCCGGCGCTGGCGCTCGGCCCCGTTGTCGAGCATTTGCAGCTCTATACCAAATAA
- the kdpB gene encoding potassium-transporting ATPase subunit KdpB, with protein MSQALSLPPAATTRKTLTLFDSALIGPAILDAVMKLGPRTQLRSPVMFVVYVGSILTTLMYFQAVAGKGDTKSGFILAISVWLWFTVLFANFAEALAEGRSKAQAASLRGLKQTVSAKQLATPKYGTTWLPVPGADLRKGNTILVEAGDVIPIDGEVIEGVASVDESAITGESAPVIRESGGDFSAVTGGTRVLSDWLVVRVSVNPGETFLDRMISMVEGARRQKTPNEIALSILLVALSIVFLVVTVTLLPFSLFGVAAAGAGKPVSVTVLIALLVCLIPTTIGALLSSIGVAGMSRMMGANVIATSGRAVEAAGDVDVLLLDKTGTITLGNRQAAAFFPAPGVSEQELADVAQLASLADETPEGRSIVVLAKQRFNIRERDMASLQAKFIPFSANTRMSGIDVGARQVRKGAADSVKKHVEALGLPYPPEMARTVDDVSRRGSTPLVVVDDGRVMGVVELKDIVKGGIRERFAQLRRMGIKTVMITGDNRLTAAAIAAEAGVDDFLAEATPEDKLKLIRSYQAEGRLVAMTGDGTNDAPALAQADVAVAMNSGTQAAKEAGNMVDLDSNPTKLLEIVEIGKQMLMTRGSLTTFSIANDIAKYFAIIPAAFVGTYPQLKSLDVMQLASPDSAIMSAVIFNALIIVVLIPLALRGVRYRAIGAAALLRRNILIYGGGGIVLPFIGIKLIDMLLSALDLV; from the coding sequence ATGTCGCAAGCCCTCTCGCTGCCACCGGCAGCTACCACCCGCAAGACGCTCACGCTGTTCGATTCGGCGTTGATCGGCCCGGCCATCCTCGACGCCGTCATGAAGCTGGGACCGCGCACGCAATTGCGCAGCCCCGTCATGTTCGTCGTCTACGTCGGCAGCATCCTCACCACCTTGATGTACTTCCAGGCCGTTGCCGGCAAGGGCGATACGAAAAGTGGTTTCATCCTCGCCATCAGCGTCTGGCTGTGGTTCACCGTGCTGTTCGCGAACTTCGCCGAAGCGTTGGCGGAAGGGCGCAGCAAGGCGCAGGCCGCCTCGCTGCGTGGGCTCAAGCAGACGGTCAGCGCCAAGCAGCTGGCCACGCCCAAGTACGGCACCACCTGGCTGCCGGTTCCCGGGGCCGATCTTCGCAAGGGCAATACCATCCTGGTCGAAGCGGGCGATGTGATCCCGATCGATGGTGAAGTCATCGAAGGCGTGGCCTCGGTCGACGAGAGCGCCATCACGGGCGAATCGGCGCCGGTCATCCGCGAGTCGGGCGGTGATTTTTCGGCCGTCACCGGCGGCACCCGCGTGCTGTCGGACTGGCTGGTGGTACGGGTGTCGGTCAACCCGGGCGAGACTTTCCTCGACCGCATGATCTCGATGGTGGAAGGTGCCAGGCGCCAGAAGACGCCCAACGAAATCGCCCTCTCCATCCTTTTGGTGGCCTTGAGTATCGTGTTCCTGGTCGTCACCGTGACACTGCTGCCGTTTTCGCTGTTCGGCGTGGCGGCCGCCGGCGCGGGCAAGCCGGTGAGCGTGACGGTGCTGATCGCGCTGCTGGTGTGCCTGATTCCGACCACCATCGGCGCGCTGCTGTCGTCGATCGGCGTGGCCGGCATGAGCCGCATGATGGGCGCTAACGTCATCGCCACCTCGGGCCGCGCGGTGGAGGCGGCGGGCGACGTCGACGTGCTGCTGCTTGATAAAACCGGCACCATCACCCTGGGCAACCGCCAGGCCGCCGCCTTCTTTCCCGCGCCGGGGGTGAGCGAGCAGGAACTGGCCGATGTGGCGCAACTGGCGTCGCTGGCCGACGAAACGCCCGAAGGGCGCTCGATCGTGGTGCTGGCCAAGCAGCGCTTCAATATCCGCGAACGCGACATGGCCAGCCTGCAGGCCAAGTTCATTCCGTTCAGTGCCAACACGCGCATGAGCGGCATCGATGTTGGCGCGCGCCAGGTGCGCAAGGGCGCCGCCGACTCGGTGAAAAAGCATGTGGAGGCGCTTGGCCTGCCGTATCCGCCCGAGATGGCGCGCACGGTTGACGATGTATCGCGCCGCGGCAGCACGCCGCTGGTGGTGGTCGACGATGGCCGCGTGATGGGCGTGGTGGAATTGAAGGATATCGTCAAGGGCGGCATCCGCGAGCGCTTCGCGCAACTGCGCCGCATGGGCATCAAGACCGTGATGATCACCGGCGACAACAGGCTGACCGCCGCCGCCATTGCCGCCGAAGCCGGCGTGGACGATTTCCTGGCCGAGGCCACGCCGGAAGACAAGCTCAAACTGATCCGCAGCTACCAGGCCGAGGGCCGGCTGGTGGCGATGACCGGCGACGGCACCAACGATGCGCCGGCGTTGGCCCAGGCCGACGTGGCGGTGGCCATGAACTCGGGCACGCAGGCCGCCAAGGAGGCGGGCAATATGGTCGACCTGGATTCGAACCCGACCAAGCTGCTCGAAATTGTCGAAATCGGCAAGCAGATGCTCATGACGCGCGGTTCGCTCACCACGTTTTCGATCGCGAACGACATCGCAAAGTATTTTGCCATCATTCCGGCGGCATTCGTGGGCACCTATCCGCAGCTGAAAAGCCTCGACGTGATGCAGCTTGCCAGTCCGGATTCGGCCATCATGTCGGCCGTGATTTTCAACGCGCTCATTATCGTGGTGCTCATTCCGCTGGCGCTCAGGGGCGTGCGGTACCGGGCCATCGGCGCGGCGGCGCTGCTGCGCCGGAACATCCTCATTTACGGTGGGGGCGGCATCGTGCTGCCGTTCATCGGCATCAAGCTGATCGACATGCTGCTGTCGGCGCTTGACCTGGTCTAG